A window of the Helianthus annuus cultivar XRQ/B chromosome 4, HanXRQr2.0-SUNRISE, whole genome shotgun sequence genome harbors these coding sequences:
- the LOC110866939 gene encoding DNA ligase 1-like — MYRAERLPLVKEAYKKYKEAVREKQQRAAQAQAKVAAKEERSKGKRKEKQAAEDEQSKKKKRSEDSEKFKSAGIQAGESEEHRRHIQDLKAIHAMEEREKREKKCKRKEISVSERPETVTEEVQSLNDFVDAMIVDPDEASASKGPSKVSPVKPTRVSKPPVPPQRVRPFQELYDKLIKDTGPSVAKEICLLKNQVNDTNFLREKIKDQRKKNKEMNAYMAKQSKFIRFQQVGLEKMYGMMRNMCEQMKVKPMFSFEELFDFEGFVEEENARKEKEAEAKKKRLESVEKVAEGNVSDEEAVD; from the coding sequence ATGTATCGAGCTGAGAGATTGCCTCTGGTAAAGGAAGCATATAAAAAGTACAAGGAGGCAGTTAGAGAAAAACAACAACGAGCTGCTCAAGCTCAAGCCAAGGTAGCTGCAAAAGAAGAGCGCTCGAAAGGAAAACGGAAAGAGAAACAGGCTGCTGAAGATGAGCAATCGAAGAAGAAAAAGAGATCCGAAGATTCTGAAAAATTCAAGAGTGCAGGCATCCAAGCAGGAGAGTCTGAAGAGCACCGTCGTCACATTCAAGATTTGAAAGCGATTCACGCAATGGAAGAAAGGGAAAAGAGGGAAAAGAAATGCAAGAGAAAGGAAATATCAGTCTCAGAAAGACCAGAGACAGTGACTGAGGAAGTTCAATCGTTGAATGATTTTGTAGATGCAATGATTGTTGACCCTGATGAAGCTTCAGCAAGCAAGGGCCCCTCCAAAGTGTCTCCTGTGAAGCCAACGAGGGTTTCAAAGCCTCCAGTACCTCCACAAAGGGTTCGACCCTTTCAAGAACTTTACGACAAACTGATCAAAGATACCGGGCCCTCAGTTGCCAAAGAAATTTGTCTGCTGAAGAATCAAGTAAATGACACGAACTTTCTGAGGGAAAAGATCAAGGATCAGaggaagaaaaacaaagaaatgaATGCCTACATGGCTAAGCAATCCAAGTTCATCAGATTCCAGCAAGTGGGGTTGGAGAAAATGTATGGAATGATGAGAAACATGTGTGAGCAAATGAAAGTGAAACCCATGTTTTCCTTTGAAGAACTCTTCGACTTTGAGGGGTTCGTGGAAGAAGAAAATGCTCGAAAGGAAAAGGAGGCTGAAGCCAAGAAAAAGCGTTTGGAATCGGTCGAAAAAGTAGCTGAGGGAAACGTAAGTGATGAAGAGGCAGTGGATTGA